TATGTGGCGGCAGATTTATTGTCCCAGGCCGAACATGATGAACTGGCTTCTTCAATTCTAGTTACCACCAGTAGAAAGCTGGCAGAAGAGGTTTCAACAGAAATTAATAAGTTCCTTGAAAGTCTCTCAAGAAGAGATATTATAAAAAAATCCCTTGATAATTACGGGTATTTATTGCTTGCAAAAAATATGGATGAGGCTATAGAGGTAACCAACGAAATAGCTTCTGAGCATTTAGAAATAATGACCAAGGATCCTTTTATGGATATGACCAGGATAAAAAATGCCGGAGCTATCTTTATCGGAGAATATTCCAGTGAACCCTTGGGAGATTATATGGCAGGGCCTAATCATACTTTGCCTACCAACGGCACTGCAAAATTTTTCTCTCCCCTAAGTGTGGATGACTTTATAAAAAAATCCAGTATAATATCATATACAAAAGAAGCCTTAGAAAAAGTGCATAAGGATATTGAAGCTTTTGCTTTATCCGAGGGACTTAGCGCCCATGCTAATTCCATAGCAGTAAGATTTGATGAAAATTATTCTAATTAAGTTTGACATCTAAAACTTAGGTTGGTAAACTAAGTTTAAAAGATTAGGGAGGATGATCCTTAATGGATGGTAGATATACCAAGGTAAATCGTAAAACAAATGAAACCGATATCCAGCTGGAATTTAATCTTGACGGTCAGGGAAAATGCCAGATAGAAACCGGTATAGGTTTCTTTAATCATATGCTGGACAGTTTTGCCCGTCATGGATTTTTTGATATGAAGCTTACAGTTAAGGGGGATCTTCATGTAGATGCCCATCATACAGTAGAAGATACGGGAATAGTTCTGGGACAAGCCATTAAAGAAGCCCTAAAAGATAAAAAGGGCATAAGCCGCTATGGTTATTTTATCCTTCCTATGGATGAAGCCTTAGTATGTTGCGCAGTTGATTTGTCCGGTCGTCCCTATCTTTCCTATGACTTAAAATTTGATGCCCCCATGATAGGTCAAATGGATACAGAACTTATTAGAGAGTTTTTTTATGCGGTTTCTTACAGTGCCGGTATGAATCTTCATATAAAACTCCTAAACGGTTTAAATAACCATCATATTGCAGAAGCGGCTTTTAAAGCTTTTGCTAAAGCACTGGACATGGCCAGTGGATTTGATAAAAGAAT
This genomic interval from Herbinix luporum contains the following:
- the hisB gene encoding imidazoleglycerol-phosphate dehydratase HisB, giving the protein MDGRYTKVNRKTNETDIQLEFNLDGQGKCQIETGIGFFNHMLDSFARHGFFDMKLTVKGDLHVDAHHTVEDTGIVLGQAIKEALKDKKGISRYGYFILPMDEALVCCAVDLSGRPYLSYDLKFDAPMIGQMDTELIREFFYAVSYSAGMNLHIKLLNGLNNHHIAEAAFKAFAKALDMASGFDKRITSVLSTKGVI